One window from the genome of Sandaracinaceae bacterium encodes:
- a CDS encoding HlyD family efflux transporter periplasmic adaptor subunit, translating into MRTRRTSRHGVLRVRAPRAGVLVELLLAEGGVVGPGAPLARLVGPSEAVVQVTTARRPPTGPVTVVTDDGTLSSSALHEPVLDPETGLFHTFYPLTEALPHGTRVTVRFQPRHP; encoded by the coding sequence GTGCGGACCAGGCGCACCTCGCGCCACGGCGTCCTGCGGGTGCGGGCGCCGCGCGCCGGCGTGCTGGTGGAGCTGCTGCTCGCCGAGGGCGGTGTGGTGGGTCCGGGTGCGCCGCTCGCACGCTTGGTGGGACCCAGCGAGGCGGTGGTTCAGGTGACCACGGCACGGCGTCCTCCGACCGGCCCCGTCACCGTGGTGACGGACGACGGAACGCTGAGCAGCAGCGCGCTGCACGAGCCCGTGCTCGATCCCGAGACCGGCCTCTTCCACACGTTCTATCCGCTCACGGAGGCGCTGCCCCACGGCACGCGTGTCACCGTGCGCTTCCAACCGAGGCACCCATGA
- a CDS encoding ATP-dependent 6-phosphofructokinase codes for MSQPTVTPPRRIAVLTSGGDSPGMNACVRAIGRVAETAGAELLAVMDGYAGLLDNRIFPLERADLDARASHGGTRLGTARCAAFMQPEGRARAAEHLRAAGADALVVIGGDGSMRGALALMNEQGIAVGGVPGTIDCDVLGTDETIGFDTAVGRGVEAIDRLRDTAESHHRVFLVEVMGRHSGAIAMAVGVAGGAEAIVTPEWPTDVPVLAAHLIAEWAKRNSSVVVVAEGDDQGGAAALAAALLPLMPGADMRVTVLGHVQRGGAPSPRDRILAARLGADVASGLLAGERGFMSGMWHGDVRRVPIAEVACGNQEPATRLADLARALSLLS; via the coding sequence ATGTCCCAGCCCACCGTCACTCCTCCCCGCCGCATCGCCGTGCTCACCTCGGGGGGCGACTCACCCGGCATGAATGCCTGCGTGCGCGCCATCGGTCGCGTGGCCGAGACGGCCGGCGCAGAGCTCCTGGCCGTCATGGACGGCTATGCGGGTCTCCTCGACAACCGCATCTTCCCGCTCGAGCGCGCGGACCTCGACGCGCGAGCCTCGCACGGCGGGACCCGCCTCGGAACGGCACGTTGTGCGGCCTTCATGCAGCCCGAGGGACGCGCGCGCGCGGCGGAGCACCTGCGCGCGGCGGGGGCGGACGCGCTGGTGGTCATCGGCGGCGACGGCAGCATGCGCGGAGCGCTCGCGCTCATGAACGAGCAAGGCATCGCGGTGGGCGGCGTGCCCGGGACCATCGACTGCGACGTGCTCGGCACGGACGAGACCATCGGCTTCGACACGGCGGTGGGGCGCGGCGTCGAGGCCATCGACCGCCTGCGTGACACCGCCGAGAGCCACCACCGCGTGTTCCTCGTGGAGGTCATGGGCCGGCACTCGGGCGCCATCGCCATGGCGGTGGGCGTGGCCGGCGGGGCGGAGGCCATCGTCACGCCCGAGTGGCCCACCGACGTGCCGGTCCTGGCAGCACACTTGATCGCCGAGTGGGCGAAGCGGAACTCGAGCGTGGTGGTGGTGGCCGAGGGTGACGACCAAGGCGGCGCGGCAGCGCTCGCCGCGGCGTTGCTGCCGCTCATGCCCGGCGCCGACATGCGCGTCACGGTGCTGGGCCACGTGCAGCGCGGTGGTGCGCCCAGCCCACGCGACCGCATCCTGGCGGCACGTCTGGGTGCCGACGTGGCCAGCGGGCTCTTGGCCGGGGAGCGCGGCTTCATGTCCGGCATGTGGCACGGTGACGTGCGGCGCGTGCCCATCGCCGAGGTGGCGTGCGGCAACCAGGAGCCCGCCACGCGGCTCGCGGACCTGGCGCGCGCGCTGTCGTTGCTCAGCTGA